A window of the Buchnera aphidicola (Aphis glycines) genome harbors these coding sequences:
- the smpB gene encoding SsrA-binding protein SmpB: MLNKKKYNLKSLIFCINKKAYHKYFIEKVFQSGLVLKGWEIKSIRSGKINISESYINNFLHEMYLCNSVIQPLTTASNHFFFDPTRKRKLLLHKNEISYLSIKTNEIGYTLIPLSLFWKKSWCKLNFGLAKGKNKIDKREEEKKNSWKKDKLRILKKTKNIC; this comes from the coding sequence ATGTTAAACAAAAAAAAATATAATTTAAAATCACTAATTTTTTGTATAAATAAAAAAGCCTATCATAAATACTTTATAGAGAAAGTTTTTCAATCAGGTTTAGTTTTAAAAGGATGGGAAATTAAATCTATTAGATCAGGTAAAATAAACATTTCTGAAAGTTATATTAATAATTTTTTACATGAAATGTATTTATGTAATTCTGTTATTCAACCTTTAACAACAGCTTCAAATCATTTTTTTTTCGATCCTACAAGGAAAAGAAAATTGCTTTTACATAAAAATGAAATCAGTTATTTATCGATAAAAACAAATGAAATAGGCTATACTTTAATTCCACTTTCTTTATTTTGGAAAAAATCTTGGTGTAAATTAAATTTTGGATTAGCTAAAGGCAAAAATAAAATAGATAAAAGAGAAGAGGAAAAGAAAAACTCATGGAAAAAAGATAAATTAAGAATACTTAAAAAAACTAAAAATATATGTTAA
- the tadA gene encoding tRNA adenosine(34) deaminase TadA codes for MKSKTDEYWMKIALKYACYAEKQGEIPIGAILVSKEKIIGQGWNRSIIQSDPTAHAEIIALRQAGKIIKNYRLKNTTLYVTLQPCIMCFGAIIHSRIERLVFGASYKKDKQCPFKDVFLELQKKYKLKVEKNIMELQCTQILINFFKKKRK; via the coding sequence ATGAAATCTAAAACAGATGAATATTGGATGAAAATTGCTTTAAAATACGCATGCTATGCTGAAAAGCAAGGAGAAATACCTATAGGTGCAATATTAGTTTCTAAAGAAAAAATTATTGGACAAGGGTGGAATAGATCAATTATTCAAAGCGATCCTACTGCTCATGCTGAAATTATAGCTTTACGTCAAGCTGGAAAAATAATAAAAAATTATAGATTAAAAAATACTACATTATATGTTACATTACAACCATGTATCATGTGCTTCGGAGCTATTATACACAGTCGTATTGAAAGATTAGTGTTCGGAGCGAGTTATAAAAAAGATAAACAATGTCCTTTTAAAGATGTTTTTTTAGAATTACAAAAAAAATATAAATTAAAAGTAGAAAAAAATATTATGGAATTGCAATGTACTCAAATTTTAATTAATTTTTTTAAGAAAAAAAGAAAATAA
- the acpS gene encoding holo-ACP synthase, translating to MSIIGIGTDIIEIDRIRKIFFQFGNKLAQKILSEKEWEKYIISLNKINFIAKKFAAKEAAVKALGTGINNGINFHQIEIYHDSLGKPNFCFLGNALKIFKEKRCKFAHISITDQKSYAYAIVILES from the coding sequence ATGTCTATTATAGGTATAGGAACTGATATTATAGAAATCGATCGTATTAGAAAAATTTTTTTTCAATTTGGAAATAAATTAGCCCAAAAAATATTATCCGAAAAAGAATGGGAAAAATATATAATATCTTTAAATAAAATTAATTTTATTGCGAAAAAATTTGCAGCTAAAGAAGCTGCTGTTAAAGCATTAGGAACAGGCATAAATAATGGAATAAATTTTCATCAAATAGAAATATATCACGACTCTCTAGGCAAACCAAATTTTTGTTTTTTAGGTAATGCTCTGAAAATATTCAAAGAAAAAAGATGTAAATTTGCGCATATTAGTATAACCGATCAAAAATCATATGCATATGCTATAGTGATTTTAGAAAGTTAA
- the era gene encoding GTPase Era: protein MRCRVKKIEYCGYITIVGRPNVGKSTLINEIVGKYISITSKKKNTTQSNIIGIKNSENYQSIYIDTPGVYFHNIKNLKIIKNTNLIIFIIDRNIWKKEDEIIYNKIKRINIPIIYAINKIDQLLNKNNILSYIDMLSKKTNSTEIVPISVKEKQNIIELEKIVKQYLPKNKHIFPKNCITINSFEFSISEIIRKQLILFLRDELPSIVKVSIESVKYNIKQMHINAIIYVENKRQKKIVIGTQGEMIKKISILSRYYLEKESNKKVYLRIWAKEKIKN from the coding sequence ATTAGGTGTCGAGTGAAAAAAATAGAGTACTGTGGGTATATAACTATCGTCGGAAGACCGAATGTTGGAAAATCTACCTTAATTAATGAAATAGTTGGAAAATATATTTCTATTACATCAAAGAAAAAAAATACAACACAAAGCAACATTATTGGCATTAAGAACAGCGAAAATTATCAATCTATTTATATAGATACACCCGGAGTATATTTTCACAATATAAAAAATTTAAAAATAATAAAAAATACAAATTTAATTATATTTATAATAGATCGAAATATATGGAAAAAGGAAGATGAAATTATTTATAACAAGATAAAACGAATAAATATCCCAATAATATATGCAATTAATAAAATAGATCAATTATTAAATAAAAATAATATTTTATCTTATATTGATATGCTTTCAAAAAAAACTAATTCAACAGAAATTGTTCCAATTTCGGTAAAAGAAAAACAAAACATTATTGAATTAGAAAAAATTGTAAAACAATATTTACCAAAAAATAAACATATTTTTCCTAAAAATTGTATTACTATCAATTCTTTTGAGTTTTCTATATCTGAAATTATTCGAAAACAATTAATACTTTTTTTAAGAGATGAATTACCGTCAATAGTAAAAGTAAGCATCGAATCAGTTAAATATAATATTAAACAAATGCATATTAATGCAATTATTTATGTGGAGAATAAAAGACAAAAAAAAATTGTTATTGGAACTCAAGGAGAAATGATTAAAAAAATTAGTATATTGTCTAGATATTATCTGGAAAAAGAAAGCAATAAAAAAGTATATTTACGTATATGGGCGAAAGAAAAAATTAAAAATTAA
- the rnc gene encoding ribonuclease III: MNHIVTNKIQEVLGYTFNQKELLRQALTHRSASSNHNERLEFLGDSILSFVIANALYQHFPSIDEGDMSRMRATLVRGNTLAEIAYEFDLGEYLKLGQGELKSGGFRRESILANTVEALIGSIYLDSNIKTVEELILKWYEKRLERISPGDTQKDPKTRLQEYLQSKHLSLPTYFIVKICGEAHNQLFTIHCEISINSKLFIGKGTSRRKAEQDAAKKALIQLGVE, encoded by the coding sequence ATGAACCATATCGTAACAAATAAAATACAGGAAGTATTAGGATATACTTTTAATCAAAAAGAATTATTAAGACAAGCACTTACACACCGCAGTGCAAGCAGCAATCATAATGAAAGACTTGAATTTCTAGGAGATTCTATATTAAGTTTTGTAATTGCTAATGCTTTATATCAACACTTTCCATCGATTGATGAAGGAGATATGAGTCGTATGAGGGCAACTTTAGTACGTGGAAATACTTTAGCAGAAATAGCATATGAATTTGATTTAGGAGAATACCTGAAATTAGGTCAGGGTGAGTTAAAAAGCGGGGGTTTTCGACGTGAATCTATTTTAGCTAATACTGTAGAAGCTTTAATTGGAAGTATTTATTTAGATAGTAATATTAAAACAGTAGAAGAATTAATACTTAAATGGTATGAAAAACGTTTAGAAAGAATTAGTCCTGGAGATACGCAAAAAGACCCAAAAACAAGACTTCAAGAATATTTGCAATCTAAGCATTTATCATTACCTACATATTTTATAGTAAAGATATGCGGCGAAGCTCATAATCAACTATTTACTATTCATTGTGAAATTAGTATTAATTCAAAATTGTTTATTGGAAAAGGAACGAGCAGAAGAAAAGCTGAACAAGATGCTGCTAAAAAAGCATTAATTCAATTAGGTGTCGAGTGA